From one Lotus japonicus ecotype B-129 chromosome 3, LjGifu_v1.2 genomic stretch:
- the LOC130749756 gene encoding serine carboxypeptidase-like 11 yields the protein MVSKCEILLAFAICLLFQFHLSSQLQTKVEQLPGFQGPLPFQLETGYVGLGENDDDDMQVFYYFIKSENNPQKDPLMLWLTGGPGCSSFSGLAFQIGPLKFEIKEYDGSVPNLVLRSQSWTKLCSIIFVDLPLGTGFSYAKNVTAQRSDWKLVHHAHQFLRKWLIDHPEFLSNEFYMGADSYSGIPAPAIVQEISNGNEKGLQPWINLQGYLLGNPITTYRELNYQIPFAHGMGLISDELYEALQKNCKGEYQDIDSRNELCSRDVKYFNECLSGINTFNILDSKCEDDSRLWRRSLTQNLEASLSSHLTVPELSCQIYSFFLATKWANDESVRKALHIREGTIGKWTRCYTTDFEYDIHDSFEFHVNLSAKGYRSLIYSGDHDAEVPFMSTQAWIRALNYSIVDDWRSWLVNGQVAGYTRTYSNRMTFATVKGAGHTAPEYKPDEAFAMFTRWLSNMPL from the exons ATGGTTTCTAAGTGTGAGATCCTACTTGCCTTTGCAATATGCTTGCTGTTTCAGTTTCACTTGTCATCTCAGCTCCAAACCAAAGTTGAACAGCTTCCTGGCTTTCAAGGGCCTCTTCCATTTCAACTTGAAACAGG GTATGTGGGATTGGgagaaaatgatgatgatgacatgcAAGTGTTCTACTACTTCATCAAGTCAGAGAACAACCCTCAGAAGGACCCTCTTATGCTTTGGCTAACTGGTGGTCCTGGTTGTTCTTCCTTTTCAGGCCTTGCCTTCCAGATAG GTCCACTTAAATTTGAAATCAAGGAGTATGATGGGAGCGTGCCTAATTTGGTCTTGAGGTCACAGTCCTGGACAAAG ttATGTAGCATTATTTTTGTAGATTTGCCACTTGGAACCGGCTTCTCATATGCAAAAAATGTCACTGCTCAACGAAGTGACTGGAAATTAGTTCACCATGCCCATCAATTtctcaggaag TGGCTGATTGATCACCCGGAATTTCTTTCAAATGAATTTTATATGGGAGCTGATTCATACTCTGGCATTCCTGCCCCTGCTATTGTTCAAGAAATTTCAAATG GAAATGAAAAAGGTCTCCAACCATGGATAAATCTCCAG GGATATCTGCTTGGGAACCCTATTACAACATACAGAGAATTAAATTATCAAATCCCATTTGCTCATGGAATGGGTCTTATTTCTGATGAACTCTATGAG GCACTGCAGAAAAACTGTAAAGGAGAATATCAAGACATAGATTCCAGGAATGAATTGTGTTCGAGAGATGTTAAGTACTTTAATGAG TGTCTTTCAGGAATTAATACGTTTAATATTTTGGATAGCAAATGTGAAGATGATTCGCGTCTCTGGCGGAGATCTCTGACGCAGAATTTGGAGGCCTCTCTTAGTTCTCATCTCACAGTGCCAGAATTAAGCTGCCAA ATTTATAGTTTTTTCCTCGCCACTAAGTGGGCTAATGATGAGAGTGTTCGCAAGGCGCTGCATATTCGAGAG GGAACTATTGGGAAATGGACACGTTGTTACACTACTGATTTTGAGTATGATATCCATGATAGCTTTGAGTTTCATGTAAATCTCAGTGCGAAAGGTTACCGTTCCTTGATTTACAG TGGGGATCATGATGCAGAAGTTCCTTTCATGTCTACTCAAGCGTGGATAAGGGCTCTAAATTACTCCATTGTGGACGATTGGAGGTCGTGGCTTGTTAATGGCCAAGTCGCAGG